ATCGCGTATGGCTTGTGGTTGGGGAGTGTGTCTTGGATGCGTTGTAAAAGGTACGCAGGGGAATTATTTAAGAGTATGCTATGAAGGACCAGTTTTTAGAGCGGATGAGGTGTGTCTGTGATGTTTACCGGACTTGTTGAAGATGTGGGAAAAGTAAAGAATATAAAAATCTCCTCAAAAGGTGGAACTTTGGAAGTGATAACATCTCTTAAAGAGATAAAAGTAGGAGACAGTATAGCGGTAAACGGCGTATGTCTTACTGTAACAAAGGTAGAAGACAGTATCATCTCCTTTGACCTATCGCCAGAAACTTTAAGGAGAAGCAATCTGAGCAAAGCCTTTGTAGGTGATCTTGTAAACTTAGAAAGAGCCATTAAGGTAGGTGATAGGCTGGGTGGACACATCCTCCTGGGGCATGTGGACTTTACTTCAAGAATAGAATCTTTCAGAAGCGTTGGAGATCATTATGAACTGAAAATTTACATACCAGATGAATGGATTTTATACTTTGTTGAAAAAGGTTCCGTAGGGATAGATGGTATAAGCCTGACCGTAAATACCGTAGAAGGAAATCTTATAAGCCTCAACATCATACCCCATACTTACCAAAATACCAACTTAAAGGGCAGAAAGGAAGGGGATCATGTTAATATAGAAGTGGATATATTGGGTAAGTATGTTATAAATTACTTGAGCAAGAGGAGAGAAAGAAGGCTGGACCAACTTCTTGAAAGGCTCTTTTGAAGGTTATAATAAATCTTATGAATGTGCTTTGTAAACAGGCAATATACGACAGGAGTGGGAGAGTGGCCTTTTACGAAGTCTTCATACAAGATTCTATAACAGGTGAATATCCAGAGGGGCTTGACCCTCTTAAGGCGACAACCTTAGCTATAGATACTATAACAGAACTTAATCCCATAAGGGTAGGCAATGGAAAGATCGTATTTGTCAATGTACCTGCCATATTTCTTGAGGCGTCCATGTTTGACCTTCTCTCACCCGATTATGTGGGGATAGAACTTGTAGAAAATAGAAGGTTATCCAAAGAGCTTTTTGAAGCTATAAATGCATTATTAAAAAAAGGTTTTAAGTTCTGTATAGATGATTTTGGGTTTGAGAAGATAGATTACCTGCCACTTCTCAGCAAGTGCCATTATGTGAAGATAAATCTTAAAAAAAATCCTTACGATAAAGAGGAGTTAAAGGAAGTTATAGGTATACTAAAGAGCTTGAAAAAAGGGATAATAGCCAAACATATAGAAACAAAAGAGGATTATGAGCTAGCTTATCAGCTGGGCTTTAACTTCTTTCAAGGTTTTTACCTCTCAAAACCTGTCAGATTTAGAGATACAAGGACCATATCCTACCTTAAAGCAACCATATTAAGGCTTTACAGAGCTATCAAAGATAAAGATATGAAGGGTATAGTTGATATATTGGAGAAGGACATAGGAGCAACTTATAAGTTTTTGAAGTTTTTGAATTCTGCTTACTCTACAAGAACTAAGGACATAAGCAGGATAGATGAAGCGGTAGCACATTTGGGGCTTGAAAACATAGCTAAGTTTACCATAGTACTTGCCCTTTCCGAGATGTTTGTAGAAGAGCATGAGATGGATCTTTGGAAAAGGTCTCTTTTCAGGGCAAGCTTAGCTGAAAGGTTGGCGCAAATGTATGCACCACATGTGAGGGAAAAAGCCTATATTGCTGGTCTTTTCTCCTTGGCAGGGGAAGCTTTAGGACAAAAACCCGAGGATGTGGTAAGGGATCTTATGTTAGACAAGGAGATAGTTGAAGCTTTTGAGAGAAGGCTCAACGAGATAGGTTTTATACTATCTCTTGTGGAGCTACTTGAAGATAACAAAAGCGAAAGGATCATAAGTAGGGTATCCAGAATAATGAATGTGGACCCAGAAGCTGTTAAAAATAGCATAAAGGAGGCGGAAAAAGAATCCTCAGAACTGCTCAGCAGTATAACTTAATCCGTTGCGTAGCTGTGAAGCCCTGGGAAGTATAGATTTATAGCAAAAAAGCAAATAAGCACGGTAATAAAGCCTAAGACCACCATCCAGGCAACGCGCCTTCCTCTCCATCCCAGCATCTGTCTTGCATGCAGGTACGCTCCAAAGAAGAGCCAGACTATCAAGGACCATACCTCTTTTGGATCCCAGCTCCAGTATCCACCCCAAGCTTCGTTTGCCCATGCAGACCCCAATATTATGGAAGCCGTCCATACTGGAAAGACAACTATGATAGCTTTGTAAGTTATTTCTTCCAGAGTATCTTGGGATGGGAGCAATTTGGTTTGAGGAAACCTCCCTTTAACCAAGTAAAGAACTGCTCCAGCAAAAGCAACGGTAAAACCAGCATATCCTACGAAGGCTGTTACCACATGAAGATAAAGCCAATAACTTCTCAATGCAGGCATAAGGGGAGTTATATCCTTTGATGCCTTAAGCATTGCAAAAGCGCTCAGACCAAAGATAAGAGGCACGACAAAAGTGCCAAGTATTCTAAGAGCGTACTTTCTTTCTATAAGCAGGTATATGCTGCCAGCTATAAAGCTCCAGAAGGTGAGGGCTTCAAAAAGATTGCTCCACGGTGGATGAAAGACACCAAGCTGGTAGCTCTGCACACCCCTTCTTATCATACCCGCCAGGTTGAGAAGCAATCCCAAAAAGAGGGTAAGGGTTGACACTTTACCGAAAAGGGAGTTTCTAAAGAGAGGATAAGAGAGGTACATGACGGAAGATAAAGCATACAGCAAGGTAGCGGATTTGTACCAGAAGACATTATCCACCTGCAAAAGGGAAAGGAGCATGGCTATAAAAATCCCTATGAAAGCAATAAGGTAATCGCTGAGCATCCATACATTTCTTTGATGTATTACATGTCTCATAACTGAAATAAGTTTAAGGTATTTCTTCTTTTAAGCAATATGATATAAACCATCAGGCCGGTTTTACTTCCACTTTGATCTCCACATTCACCTGAGGATGAAGCCTTATCTGCACCGTGTGTATACCCACATCCTTTATGAGCGTCTTGAGAAGGATGCGCTTTCTGTCTACATCAAAACCTTTTTCTTTCAAGGCATTGGATATGTCAGCAGCTGTGACGGACCCAAAGAGTTTACCCTTTTCGCCAACAGGTCTTGGAATCTCCAACATCAGTCCCTCAAGGGCTTTAGCAAGAGAGATGGCTTTTTCCTTCTCCCGCTGAAGTTTCCTCATTCTCTGTTGTATTATGCTCTTTACATGTCTGAGATTTCCCTCGGTTGCGGGCAGGGCTATACCTCTTGGTATCAGGTAATTGTTAGCAAAGCCATCCTTTACATTTATAACATCCCCAAATACGCCATAACCCTCAAGATCCTGAAGAAGCACCACCTTCATGCCAAGCCTCCTTAAGCAACAAGATAAGGTAGAAGGGCAAGCTGCCTTGCTCTTTTTATCTCCCTTGAGAGCATCCTCTGATGTTTTGCACATACGCCTGTTTGCCTTCGCCCAATAATCTTACCTCTTTCCGTCATGAACTGCCTGAGTTCCTCGTAATTTTTGTAGCTTGGGTCTTTCTTTTCCTCACAAAATCTGCATGCCTTTTTTGCAGTCTTTTTTATCTCCATGCTTTGCCTCCTTCAAAAGGGTATTTCGTCATCTTGGGAGTTCCAGAGCTTTTCTTCAGCTTCTTGCTCGTAAGTGTCGGGTATAACCTCTTCTTCTGGAGCCTCATCCAGCTTAGGCTTGTTAATTATCCTCACCGCATCCGCTACTATTCTCACCTTGCTTTGCGCTTTGCCTTCCTTATCCGTCCACCTATCTTGGGTGAGTCTTCCTTCTACTACTACCGTGTATCCTTTGGATATCCTTGTGCTAAGACTTTCTGCCAACTTTCCATACGCTTTGACGTCAAAAAAATGACTCTCCTCTTTCCAATCATCTCCCACTTTGTACCTTCTGTTGTAAGCTATAGAAAATTCCGTTATCTGGTTGCCCGAAGGTAGATATCTTACTGAAGGGTCCTTGGTGAGCCTTCCTATGATAAGAACCTTATTAAGCATTTTTTCCCTCCTTTACTTTGACCTGAAAGTTAAGCCATCTTATAATATCGTCGCTTATTTTGTAATAAAAGTCAAGATGGTTGGGTAGCTCTGGATTTGAGGAGGTAATGCGGAAGATAAAGTACCTGCCATGCTGAAAGTTTTTTATGGGGTAAGCGAGTTTTTTTATGCCCCAATCTTCCTCTTGGAGTATCTGCCCACCTTTTTTCTGAATAGTTTCTCTTATTTCCTGAAGTCTTCTCTGTACCTCTTCTTCCGTAAGAGTAGGCTTTAGGACAAATACGCTCTCGTAGTGTCTTGTGGTCTCGTAATACCTTTTAGCCATTCTTACACCTCCTGGACTTTCTCAGGTCCCCACCTTTCCTTAGGTGGGAACGAGGTAATTTTTTTAATTTTAATCTATGTTGACAGTCTTTGCAAGGCGATCTACATTTAGGGAAGACCATGGAGGTCAGAAAGGCGGTTTTGAAAGATGTTCAGGATATTTACACTCTCATAAACGAGTACGCAAAGGAAGGTATCCTATTGCCTAGGAGTTTAAATTCCATATACGAAAACATAAGAGACTTTTGGGTGTGTGAGCGTGAGGGTGAGATTTTGGGATGCTGTGCCCTTCATGTGGTCTGGGAAGACCTGGCAGAGATAAAGAGCCTTGCTGTAAAGAAAGATGCCAGGAATAGCGGTGTGGGTTCTATGCTGATAGAAAGGTGCCTGCAGGAAGCAAAGGAGCTTGGCATAAAAAAAGTTTTTGTCCTAACTTATGCAACGGACTTTTTCGGTAAGTTTAACTTTCGGGAGATTAAAAAGGAGGCTTTACCTCACAAGGTTTGGGGTGAGTGTATAAACTGCGTGAAGTTCCCCCATTGTGATGAGGTAGCTATGATATTAGAAGTTAAGGCATGAGGTATAGTTATATAACTTCAAGAGATGGTCTGCGTAGCTTAAAAGAAAGGCTGAAAGATGAAAGCTACTTATTTCTTGATACTGAGACAGTAAGTGAAAAGATAAGATTAGTCCAGCTGGGTAATAATGAGGATGTGTTTATCGTTGATCTTTTTGAAACGGGGAGCTATGGAGTGGACTTTTTGAAGGACTTACTTGTAGACAAGGGTATAGTGGGACACAATCTCAAGTACGACCTTAAATTCCTTTACAGATACGGTATTGAACCTTACGCAGTTTTTGATACTATGATAGCCAGTCAGCTTTTGGGTGAGCTTGACAGACACTCACTTCAGAAAGTGGCCATGCACTATTTGGGAGAGGTGCTTGACAAAAGTTTGCAAATGTCCAACTGGGGCAGGGCTGTGCTTTCAAAAGAGCAGTTAGAGTATGCAGCGCTTGATGTTAAAATGGTGAGGGATCTCTACTCTATACTCCTTGATAAACTCAACTCAACAGCGCATCAAGAAGAAACGCTTCTAAAAACCAGAACATCAAGAGTTTTTGGACTAAAGAATCCCGTTGCCATAATAGAGATGGCTTTTGTGCAAGAGGTTGCAAAGCTGGAGCTCAATGGAATTGGTGTAGATATAAAAGAGCTGGAGGACCTTATAAGAGAGTATAAGAAAAATCTCAATAAGAAGGTGATGGAGTTTATGATGCATTATCGGATAGACCCGTTATCTCCCAAGCAATTGGGTGAGCTTCTCTCCAAAAGGCTGGGGCTTGACCTTCCTAAAACTGAAAAGGGCAACATATCTACGGATGACAAGATACTATCCCAGTTTATACATCATAAGCCAGTGCAGATGATCCTTGAGATAAGGATGACAAAGAAGCTTTTGGACAAGCTTGATGAAATAAGGAGTTTTGTAAAAGATGGTAGTGTATATCCAGAGTTTAAACAAATTGGAGCGATAACTGGTAGGATGTCAAGCTTAAATCCCAATGTTCAAAACATACCGAGGGATCTAAGGGGAGTATTCAAAGCGAGGGAGGGGAAAGTTTTAGTTATCTCTGACTTTTCGCAGATAGAGCTGAGAATAGCCAGCGAGTATGTAGGTGACGAGAGGATGATAAAAGCTTTCAGAGAAGGGAAAGACCTTCACCGATACACTGCGAGCGTCCTTTTGGGGAAAAAGGAAGAAGATATCAGCAAAGAAGAGAGACAGCTTGCCAAAGCGGTTAACTTTGGTCTCATATACGGTATATCCGCAAGAGGTCTTTCCGATTATGCCAAGAGTTATGGTATAGACTTATCGGTAGATGATGCACAAAAGATAAGGGATAGGTTTTTTGAGTACTTTAGGAGTTTTAAAGAATGGCACGAGAGGGTAAAGAGGGAGCTTAAACAGCTGGGAGGGTCAAGGGGTTATACGCTGTTGGGAAGAAGTTATGTGGCTCACACCTTTCCGGATGCTGTAAACTATCCTATACAGGGAACTGGAGCGGATCTTTTGAAACTCTCTGTGCTTATGTTTGATGCGGAGATAAAAAGGGAGAAGATAGAAGCGCATGTAGTGAACCTTGTGCATGATGAGATAGTTGTAGAGTGCCAGATGGAAAAAGCTCAGTTGGTTAGGGACCTTCTGGAAAGGGCTATGAAACACGCAGGCAGGGTAGTGCTAAAGCAGGTACCAGTAGAGGTAGAAAGCACCATAAACGAAAGGTGGCTCAAAGAGGGCTAATCCGTAAATATGATTATACTTCTGCAATTCTTTATTCTGGTGGCCGGCATATCTTCTCCTCTGAGAAGTCTCTTTATCACTTCTCTTTTTCTATCGCCTTTTGCAAAGAAGGCTATCTTCTCCGAAAGATTTATAAACTCCTCTGTAAGGCTTATCCTCTTGATGCCATCAGGCGATCTGCTGATGCACACATAAGGCGTAACCTTTTGGCATGCTGTATTGGGAAACAAGGAGGCTGTGTGACCATCTTCACCTATACCCAGAAGCACCAGATCAAGACATTTAATCTCCTTGAAGTTTTCTGAGTATAGCTTGGCACTCTCATAGATATCTAAGGAGAGGTCAAAGCACTTTACCCTGTCTGAGAGTATTTGCCTTATCTTCTTGCAATTGCTCCTTTCATCTTCGGGAGGGACAAACCTCTCGTCCGTCAGAAAGAAGCTGGTCTTTGTCCAGTCTAAGGGGAGGTTTGCAAGTATGCTGTAGGCTTTCAGAGGTGTCTCACCCCCAGCCAGAGCACAGTTGAAGCGTCCCTTTTTCTTTATAAACAGATGTGCGACCCTCTTTATAAAGAGAGCCACCTTAACATCTATGTCTTTGCTGGAAAAGAGCTTATATGATCCACGCCTTGCCATCTTTTTGAAGAAGCAGGTGAGCTTGCTCGGGACCCAGGGTGCCCGGTTTGTATATGTGCAAAGGGGCATCACTTTCCAGGATGGGCTGAACTATCTCCCACATGAGCTCTACCTCATCACCTCTTATAAAGAGGGACCTGTCACCTTCTATTATGTCAAGGATAAGAGTCTCATAAGCTTCTGGTAGCTTCTTGCCTACATAGCTTTCCATGTCATACTCCATAACTGTCTCCACAGGGCAGGCAATAAACTTTCCGGCTGGAGGTCTTAGTTCAAAGTGTATGGCTATTTTATTTTTTGGAGATGTCTGAAAGATGATCTTGTTCTGATTTGGCATGCAATCAAAGAGGTTGGCAAAGCTTCTTGGCACTTCCTTAAACACCACTGCCATCTGGCTGAGCTTTTTGGACAACCTTTTGCCTGTCATCAAGTAAAAAGGCACATCCTGCCATCGGGGGTTGTCTATATGGAGTTTAACCGCCACAAAGGTTTCCGTTTTTGAGCCTTCTCTTACCGCTTTTTCAAGCAGGTATCCCTCATACTGCCCCTTTACCGTCTCTTCAGGACTTATCTTTCTTACAGACCTGAGAAGCTTTACCTTTTCATCCCTTATAAACTCTGGGTACATACAACAGGGAGGTTCCATAGCTAAAAAGGAGAGCATCTGAAGCATGTGGTTTTGCAGCATATCCCTGATGGCACCTGCCTTATCGTAGTACTCTCCCCTTCCCTCTATCCCTATATCTTCTATGGCAACTATCTGGACATGATCCACAAAATTCCTGTGCCATAGGCTCTCAAATATGGTGTTAGAAAATCTCACGGAAAATATGTTCTGGATAGTTTCCTTTCCAAGAAAGTGGTCTATGCGGTATATCTCCTCCTCCAAAAAGTAGGTATAAAGAAGCTGGTTGAGCTTTCTTGCAGAAGCTGTATCAAATCCAAAAGGCTTTTCTATGACTATCTTTCTGGGGTTGGTAAAGTCCCTTAAAAGTCTTCCAAGCTTCCTTAGCGCTGTCTCAAAAAGGAAAGGTGAAAGGGCAAGGTAGAATATAAGCTCCTGTCCCTTAAGCTCCCGAAGGATCCTACCAAGATGGTGATATGAGCTGTCTAAGTTTACGTCAAACTGTAAAAAGTTATCAAACTTTTCCGAAGGCTCAAGGCTACTTACCAATACCTTCCAACTGGGATCTTCTTTCCTTGCAAGGGAGTAGACTTTGTGCAGATTTTTAAGATGACCCTCTTTGTAAAGGCGCTCAAGAGCTGGGAGAAGCTTTCTCTTTGCTAAGTCTCCTGTCCCCCCTAATATAAAGATGGAAAACTTCCTATTCATCCTTTCTTTTCAGGCTATGCCTTCCAAACTGGTATCTCAGTCCAGCTAAGAGTCTGTCTCTGAAGGAGTTTTCCTGTCTTGACCTGAACCTCATAAAGAGGGCGTCCGCTATGGTAGGCACAGGCACCGCTCTTTCTATAGCTTCTATGAGCGTCCATCTACCTTCCCCAGTATCCTCTACATAAGCTTCAAGAGTCTCAAGGTCTTTAAACTCCTCAAAAACTTTTTGCGTTAGCTCCATAAGCCAGCTTCTTATGACGCTTCCTGCGTTGTATATTCTGGCAACCTCACCAAGGTGGTAATTAAATCCGCTCTCTTTTAAAAGCTCAAAACCCTCACCTATAGCCTGCATAAAGGCATACTCTATGCCGTTGTGTACCATTTTAGCAAAGTGTCCCGCACCCGGACCTCCCAAGTAAGCGTATCCTTCCTCTCTGTAAGATAGGTCTTTAAAAAGGTCTTTGATCAGATCATAAGTCTTCTCGTCTCCGCCTATCATCAAGCAGTATCCCATCTGCTCACCATATACACCACCGCTAACCCCTACATCAAGAAAGCTCACACCTATTTTTGCAAGCTTTTGGTATCTTCTCTGTGAGTCCTTGTAATAAGAGTTTCCCCCATCAATGACAATATCACCCCCCGAGAGAAAAGGGACAAAACTTTCAATAACATCATCCACCGCATGGTGTGGAACCATAAGCCAGATGATCTTTCTTTGGTCTCCAAAAAACTCAGTCATCTGGGACAAGCTGTCCATCACGAAAGCGGTATCCTTGAAAGCATTCCTGACATCTGGATGGCTATCGTATCCGGCAACCTGGTAGCCTTTTGATTTTAATCTCCTTACTATACCTCCTCCCATCCTTCCAAGCCCCACTACAAGCACCTTCATAAGTCTATATTATAGGTGGAAGATACACTTACTATATGAGGATGTCAACTTTTTAAAGAGAACCCCTCCTTGCCCTTGGGGTAGAATTGAAAGAGGCAAAGAAACGGGACAAGTCTGAGTATGAGGATTTTTTTCAACAGTTCGCTCCCACTGAGCCCGTTTAAAAATCTTGACACATTGAGAGAGAAAAAGTAGAAAAAAGAGAACGAAGAAAAAACCTCTCCCTCAGAGACCTGGAAGAAAGACTAAAAGAACTCTTCCCAAAAGTCCCTGACTTTACCACGCTCCTTTTATTGTGTCTTTTGCTTTTGAGAGCTGTGCTGTTTTTGCCAACGCTGAGAATCTGCTATTTGGGAATTTTTTTAAACAGTCTCGCTCTCCCTTGACAGTCAGAGAGAGAAGTGTTAAAATTAGTAAATATTCTTTTTTAATAGGAGGCGTGTCATGGCAAAAAGGGGTCTAAAGGCTCTGCTTTTATCATCCTGCCTTTTCCTTACATATTTGGTATCCCTACCAGTATCATCAGCTGAGGGTGAAAACCCCTATAAGGCTAATGAATCTAAACTGCCACCTATGAAGAATCCTTACGAAGGTGATCAGAAAGCTGCACAGGATGGAAGAAAGCTCTGGTTTGCTAATGGTTGTAACGGCTGTCACGGAGGAACTGGCGGTGGTGGTATGTGTCCCCCAGTGATAAACAAAGTTTGGGTTTACGGGAAGTCTGACGCTATACTCTTCAATCTAATTAAGCTTGGTAGTGTAGGACTTAGAGAGAAGTATGGTCTTGTACGTATAGGAAGAGAAAATGTTGTAGGTGATATGCCTCCCTTCTCCAGTCTATCCGACGAGGAGATATGGAAGTTAATAACCTACATGAGATCCATATATAAGGGGGATTGATGTGAGGTTAAAAGCTCTCTTAATGAGTCTTTGTTTATTTGCACTTGCGCAGGAAAAATCTCTGGTAAAAACAGAGATCAAGTTCCAAAAGGCTGAATGTATAAAGGTGGATAAGGGTGGCGCGTGTCTCATATATAGTCCCAGCTCTTCGGATAATCTGCGCTATAATCTCCTAATAAAGTCTGTAAATCCTATAAAGCAGGGGAAGTATACTCTCTTGGTGCTTGCCTCCCATGTAGGTTTTATGGATCCTCTTCAGATAAGTTTGATAAGGAGCATTGAGTACAAAAACCTAAACGATGGTCTAAAGCTGGAGGGTACAATAGACAAGGAGAGATTGCCACTAAAGGATTGTGCGGACTTCAGGAATCGTATACTTCTAACACCTTTTATCTTTAACAAGGAACTTACTCAAAAGGAAATAGAAGATATGCTTAATGCTTCAAGATATTGCCCTGACCCAAAGAATAAATACGCCTGCTCTTATAGTGCCTTCTTTGCTTATGTACAAAAGACAGGTATGGTACTAAATGCGGTAAATCATGAATTCGTAACCCTATGCAAAGGAAAGTGATGGGATAGGTTTTTTCATACTTGCCGCAGGAAAGTGTGAAAGGTTTGGTGCCCCAAAATTTCTCTTTCCTTACGGAGGTATACCACTACTCAAGAAGCTTTTTCAGGAATGTTTACTTGTAAATCCAGAATACACATACATAATAACAGGGACTTATCACAGAGCTGTTGCTTCAAAAATAGATGAAGAAAGACTCATATACAATCCGGACCATGCCGAAGGTATGGCTTCTTCTCTGAGATTGGTATCAAAGATATCTGCGCAGCTTGGACTTGACGCTGTGGTGATAATTCTCTCTGACCAGCCCTTTGTAAATCATCACATGTTTGAAGAACTCATTAGATGCCACATTGAAGGCTATGAGGTAATCTCTTTTGAGAAAGCGGGAGAACCATGCCCACCTTCCCTCTTTGGGAAGAGTTACTACAAAAAACTTATAAGTCTAAAGGGAGACATAGGAGCGAAAAAGATAATAAAGGAGGCGGTGAGGAAGAAGATCATAAAGGGTTATGACCACCTCCTTGAAGACTTTGATAACATCTGGGAATATCTACGCCTTGCCTCCAAAGATCCTCCTGAAGGGGGATAGAAGCCATG
The DNA window shown above is from Hydrogenobacter thermophilus TK-6 and carries:
- a CDS encoding riboflavin synthase, translated to MFTGLVEDVGKVKNIKISSKGGTLEVITSLKEIKVGDSIAVNGVCLTVTKVEDSIISFDLSPETLRRSNLSKAFVGDLVNLERAIKVGDRLGGHILLGHVDFTSRIESFRSVGDHYELKIYIPDEWILYFVEKGSVGIDGISLTVNTVEGNLISLNIIPHTYQNTNLKGRKEGDHVNIEVDILGKYVINYLSKRRERRLDQLLERLF
- a CDS encoding EAL and HDOD domain-containing protein; this encodes MNVLCKQAIYDRSGRVAFYEVFIQDSITGEYPEGLDPLKATTLAIDTITELNPIRVGNGKIVFVNVPAIFLEASMFDLLSPDYVGIELVENRRLSKELFEAINALLKKGFKFCIDDFGFEKIDYLPLLSKCHYVKINLKKNPYDKEELKEVIGILKSLKKGIIAKHIETKEDYELAYQLGFNFFQGFYLSKPVRFRDTRTISYLKATILRLYRAIKDKDMKGIVDILEKDIGATYKFLKFLNSAYSTRTKDISRIDEAVAHLGLENIAKFTIVLALSEMFVEEHEMDLWKRSLFRASLAERLAQMYAPHVREKAYIAGLFSLAGEALGQKPEDVVRDLMLDKEIVEAFERRLNEIGFILSLVELLEDNKSERIISRVSRIMNVDPEAVKNSIKEAEKESSELLSSIT
- the ccsB gene encoding c-type cytochrome biogenesis protein CcsB, with translation MRHVIHQRNVWMLSDYLIAFIGIFIAMLLSLLQVDNVFWYKSATLLYALSSVMYLSYPLFRNSLFGKVSTLTLFLGLLLNLAGMIRRGVQSYQLGVFHPPWSNLFEALTFWSFIAGSIYLLIERKYALRILGTFVVPLIFGLSAFAMLKASKDITPLMPALRSYWLYLHVVTAFVGYAGFTVAFAGAVLYLVKGRFPQTKLLPSQDTLEEITYKAIIVVFPVWTASIILGSAWANEAWGGYWSWDPKEVWSLIVWLFFGAYLHARQMLGWRGRRVAWMVVLGFITVLICFFAINLYFPGLHSYATD
- the rplI gene encoding 50S ribosomal protein L9; protein product: MKVVLLQDLEGYGVFGDVINVKDGFANNYLIPRGIALPATEGNLRHVKSIIQQRMRKLQREKEKAISLAKALEGLMLEIPRPVGEKGKLFGSVTAADISNALKEKGFDVDRKRILLKTLIKDVGIHTVQIRLHPQVNVEIKVEVKPA
- the rpsR gene encoding 30S ribosomal protein S18; the protein is MEIKKTAKKACRFCEEKKDPSYKNYEELRQFMTERGKIIGRRQTGVCAKHQRMLSREIKRARQLALLPYLVA
- the ssb gene encoding single-stranded DNA-binding protein, whose protein sequence is MLNKVLIIGRLTKDPSVRYLPSGNQITEFSIAYNRRYKVGDDWKEESHFFDVKAYGKLAESLSTRISKGYTVVVEGRLTQDRWTDKEGKAQSKVRIVADAVRIINKPKLDEAPEEEVIPDTYEQEAEEKLWNSQDDEIPF
- the rpsF gene encoding 30S ribosomal protein S6, with amino-acid sequence MAKRYYETTRHYESVFVLKPTLTEEEVQRRLQEIRETIQKKGGQILQEEDWGIKKLAYPIKNFQHGRYFIFRITSSNPELPNHLDFYYKISDDIIRWLNFQVKVKEGKNA
- a CDS encoding N-acetyltransferase, translated to MEVRKAVLKDVQDIYTLINEYAKEGILLPRSLNSIYENIRDFWVCEREGEILGCCALHVVWEDLAEIKSLAVKKDARNSGVGSMLIERCLQEAKELGIKKVFVLTYATDFFGKFNFREIKKEALPHKVWGECINCVKFPHCDEVAMILEVKA
- a CDS encoding bifunctional 3'-5' exonuclease/DNA polymerase; translation: MRYSYITSRDGLRSLKERLKDESYLFLDTETVSEKIRLVQLGNNEDVFIVDLFETGSYGVDFLKDLLVDKGIVGHNLKYDLKFLYRYGIEPYAVFDTMIASQLLGELDRHSLQKVAMHYLGEVLDKSLQMSNWGRAVLSKEQLEYAALDVKMVRDLYSILLDKLNSTAHQEETLLKTRTSRVFGLKNPVAIIEMAFVQEVAKLELNGIGVDIKELEDLIREYKKNLNKKVMEFMMHYRIDPLSPKQLGELLSKRLGLDLPKTEKGNISTDDKILSQFIHHKPVQMILEIRMTKKLLDKLDEIRSFVKDGSVYPEFKQIGAITGRMSSLNPNVQNIPRDLRGVFKAREGKVLVISDFSQIELRIASEYVGDERMIKAFREGKDLHRYTASVLLGKKEEDISKEERQLAKAVNFGLIYGISARGLSDYAKSYGIDLSVDDAQKIRDRFFEYFRSFKEWHERVKRELKQLGGSRGYTLLGRSYVAHTFPDAVNYPIQGTGADLLKLSVLMFDAEIKREKIEAHVVNLVHDEIVVECQMEKAQLVRDLLERAMKHAGRVVLKQVPVEVESTINERWLKEG
- the pgl gene encoding 6-phosphogluconolactonase, whose translation is MARRGSYKLFSSKDIDVKVALFIKRVAHLFIKKKGRFNCALAGGETPLKAYSILANLPLDWTKTSFFLTDERFVPPEDERSNCKKIRQILSDRVKCFDLSLDIYESAKLYSENFKEIKCLDLVLLGIGEDGHTASLFPNTACQKVTPYVCISRSPDGIKRISLTEEFINLSEKIAFFAKGDRKREVIKRLLRGEDMPATRIKNCRSIIIFTD
- the zwf gene encoding glucose-6-phosphate dehydrogenase, translated to MNRKFSIFILGGTGDLAKRKLLPALERLYKEGHLKNLHKVYSLARKEDPSWKVLVSSLEPSEKFDNFLQFDVNLDSSYHHLGRILRELKGQELIFYLALSPFLFETALRKLGRLLRDFTNPRKIVIEKPFGFDTASARKLNQLLYTYFLEEEIYRIDHFLGKETIQNIFSVRFSNTIFESLWHRNFVDHVQIVAIEDIGIEGRGEYYDKAGAIRDMLQNHMLQMLSFLAMEPPCCMYPEFIRDEKVKLLRSVRKISPEETVKGQYEGYLLEKAVREGSKTETFVAVKLHIDNPRWQDVPFYLMTGKRLSKKLSQMAVVFKEVPRSFANLFDCMPNQNKIIFQTSPKNKIAIHFELRPPAGKFIACPVETVMEYDMESYVGKKLPEAYETLILDIIEGDRSLFIRGDEVELMWEIVQPILESDAPLHIYKPGTLGPEQAHLLLQKDGKAWII
- the gnd gene encoding phosphogluconate dehydrogenase (NAD(+)-dependent, decarboxylating) — translated: MKVLVVGLGRMGGGIVRRLKSKGYQVAGYDSHPDVRNAFKDTAFVMDSLSQMTEFFGDQRKIIWLMVPHHAVDDVIESFVPFLSGGDIVIDGGNSYYKDSQRRYQKLAKIGVSFLDVGVSGGVYGEQMGYCLMIGGDEKTYDLIKDLFKDLSYREEGYAYLGGPGAGHFAKMVHNGIEYAFMQAIGEGFELLKESGFNYHLGEVARIYNAGSVIRSWLMELTQKVFEEFKDLETLEAYVEDTGEGRWTLIEAIERAVPVPTIADALFMRFRSRQENSFRDRLLAGLRYQFGRHSLKRKDE
- a CDS encoding c-type cytochrome — encoded protein: MAKRGLKALLLSSCLFLTYLVSLPVSSAEGENPYKANESKLPPMKNPYEGDQKAAQDGRKLWFANGCNGCHGGTGGGGMCPPVINKVWVYGKSDAILFNLIKLGSVGLREKYGLVRIGRENVVGDMPPFSSLSDEEIWKLITYMRSIYKGD
- a CDS encoding nucleotidyltransferase family protein — encoded protein: MLAAGKCERFGAPKFLFPYGGIPLLKKLFQECLLVNPEYTYIITGTYHRAVASKIDEERLIYNPDHAEGMASSLRLVSKISAQLGLDAVVIILSDQPFVNHHMFEELIRCHIEGYEVISFEKAGEPCPPSLFGKSYYKKLISLKGDIGAKKIIKEAVRKKIIKGYDHLLEDFDNIWEYLRLASKDPPEGG